The Mesorhizobium sp. B2-8-5 genome segment TGCTGCTTGTCGAGGACAACCGCGAACTGGCCGATTGGCTGAGCAAGACGCTGCGCCAGGCGAGCTATGTCGTCGACGTCGTGCATGACGGCGAGGATGTCGAGCATGCTTTGGCCGCTGGCGACCATGCCTTGATCATCCTCGACCTTGCCCTGCCCCGCATGGGCGGCATGGAGGTGCTGAAAAGGTTGCGGGCGCGCGGCAACCCGGTGCCGGTGATCGTGCTCACCGCCAATGCCAGCCTCGACGGCCGGGTCAAGGGCCTCAACGAAGGCGCCGACGACTATCTGGCGAAACCCTTCCAGATCGAGGAATTGGAAGCGCGCATCCGCGTGCAGTTGCGCCGCGCCAACGACCGCACCGCGCCGGTCATTGCCTGCGGCGATCTGGTCTTCGACACCAATACACGCCTGTTCTCGCTTGCCGGCGCGACGTTGTCGCTGACACCGCGCGAGCACGCCGTGCTGGAACAGCTGGTCGTCAAGGCCGGCCGCACGGTGAGCAAGGCGGCGCTCTCGACCGCGATCTACGATTTCGAAACCGACGCCGACCCCAGCGCCATCGAGATCTACGTGCACCGGCTGCGCAAGAAGCTGGAGGGATCGCGCGTCCAGATCGCCACCTTGCGCGGCCTCGGCTACCTGTTGCGCCACGACGATCCGGCGCCATGAGGATCGACAGGTTTCGGATCGGCAGCCTTCGCCTGCAATTGCTGGCCTGGGTGGTGCTGCCGCTTGCCGGGCTCGCCGCCATCAATCTGTGGACCAGCCAGCGCAACGCGCTGGCGACCGCGGATCTCGTCACCGACCGCATGCTGGTCGGCTCGGCGCGCGCCATCGCCGAGCAGGTGGCAATGGCCGACGGCGCGCTCGACGCCACCGTGCCGCCGGCGGCGATCGAGATGTTCGACACCGGCGACCGGGACAGCGTCTATTACCGGGTCGAGACCGCCGGCGGGCGGCTGCTGACCGGCTATCCCGATCTGCCCGTGGCGCCGGAGCGCGGCAGCATCGAGGCTGCCTATCGCGATCACCCGCTGCGCCTGGCCACGCTCAGCCATGCCGTGATCGGCGCCGGCACGGATTCGCCGATCAAGGTCACTGTCGGCGTCACGCTCGCCGGACATGACGCGATGGTGAAGCGCCTGTGGCTCAGCGCCTTCGCCCAGCAGCTTGCCTTGGTGGCTATTGCCGGCGTGTTCGTGCTGCTTGGCCTGCGCCGCGGGCTGGCGCCGCTGATCCGGCTGCGCGACGCGGTGCGCTCGCGAAGCCGCAGCGATCTCGATCCAGTCGAGGTCCCGGGCGCGCAGAGCGAGATCCGGCCGCTGATCGAAGCGCTCAACGCCTATATGGAGCGCGTGCGGGCGCAGATGGCGGCGCAGCGGCGCTTCATCGCCAATGCCGCGCACCAACTGCGCACGCCGCTGGCGCTCTTGTCGACGCAGGCAAGCTATGCCTTGCGCGAAACCGCGGCCGACCGGCGCCAGGAGGCGCTGGTCGCCTTGCAGGCGAGCTCGGGCAAATTGGCGCGGTTGGCCGAACAGCTGCTTACGCTGTCGAGGGCGGAACCTGGCAGCCGACGGCCGCGCGCCGACCGCATTGACCTCACCGAAGCCGCCCGCCATGTGCTGGAAGCGCAAGCGCCGGCGGCGATCAACCG includes the following:
- a CDS encoding response regulator; this encodes MRLLLVEDNRELADWLSKTLRQASYVVDVVHDGEDVEHALAAGDHALIILDLALPRMGGMEVLKRLRARGNPVPVIVLTANASLDGRVKGLNEGADDYLAKPFQIEELEARIRVQLRRANDRTAPVIACGDLVFDTNTRLFSLAGATLSLTPREHAVLEQLVVKAGRTVSKAALSTAIYDFETDADPSAIEIYVHRLRKKLEGSRVQIATLRGLGYLLRHDDPAP
- a CDS encoding sensor histidine kinase, whose translation is MRIDRFRIGSLRLQLLAWVVLPLAGLAAINLWTSQRNALATADLVTDRMLVGSARAIAEQVAMADGALDATVPPAAIEMFDTGDRDSVYYRVETAGGRLLTGYPDLPVAPERGSIEAAYRDHPLRLATLSHAVIGAGTDSPIKVTVGVTLAGHDAMVKRLWLSAFAQQLALVAIAGVFVLLGLRRGLAPLIRLRDAVRSRSRSDLDPVEVPGAQSEIRPLIEALNAYMERVRAQMAAQRRFIANAAHQLRTPLALLSTQASYALRETAADRRQEALVALQASSGKLARLAEQLLTLSRAEPGSRRPRADRIDLTEAARHVLEAQAPAAINRDIDLGLEENGPVTVVGDGTMLREMIVNLVDNALRYSRSGGSVTVRLATTDGEAELTVSDAGPGIPAEEREHVFERFYRLAGSAEEGSGLGLAIVREVVENAGGSVTLGDAAAGGLKVEVRLPLA